The segment TGGGTAGCATTGAACATAAAACTAAAAGGTTTAATTCTTTGCCATAGGAGGGGGATCAAGAGTTTCCATCTTTCTCAGCAGTGAGGATGATCGGGCCCAGATGACAAACATATTCAACTACGTCCTTCACTTCAGGAGGACAATCATAATGCATCGAGACAGTAAAACCATCACTGAAGGTAAATTTAGAGTGGAATAAAAGGGTTTTTGGTGATCTTCATGAACAGAAAGCCTCGATTCTCAAAGATAATGATTATCTTCTACTAAATcattgctctgataccatgtgaagaaAAAACACCATCTTTCAGAAGCACTGGGAATGAGAAGATCTAGCAGCTTACTTTAAGCCAGAAGCGACCACAGGAGAAGTTTTCTTGTGAACCAGCATGTTAACCTTCTCAACTTCTTAATTTTGATTAAGCTGAAGGGATGGGCTAACATTTGAAGCCTTTGGGCAAATAGGAAAGCTGAGTTTGTGGCCAATAAGGAAGCAGTGAGTTGAAGGCAACGGTTTAGAATGAAACAGGTAAAGGGACttacaactcaaggctatttTATGAGACTGGcaatgaagaaagagaaaaagtatCTCCTGGCAAAGGAAGATCATAGAGGATCAAGAATTCATTTTGAGAGACTCATAGAGGATCAAGATCATAGAGTTGAAGgcaaagttttttaaaacatttttctatcCTCCAAAACAGAAAAACAAGAAATCTCGCTTGacaattataaaacaaaaaacaattttcttttctttaaaacagaaaacagtattttcagaaaatatcttccagttattttcacttgttttcagagagttaattttaaaaaataattatacaaatatggagaatgattaaaaataaagcactacatataaaagttatttttaaaacatttaaaaacatagaaacaagGTTGAAAACATTTCAGGTTCctaaatatacttttattctacaaaacatcgtaaaatggtttttaaaaattgctctaaaaaaatgttttcaaaaaattgtttttgaaaacactttccaAACAGAACCTTAGATTCTTCTCCTCAGAATCATAAAATGGATGCTCACAATCTTAGACTCAAGGATCTGGACAGGTATCCCATATCCTGTGAGAGAGTCTCAATGTTTGGAGACATGCTTCAAAAGAAAGTGATACTTGCAAAGCTATAATTACAATGAACAGAGAGAAGGACATATCTTTTTACCAAAATTGCTGGGATATCCTAGGAAGGCAATAGACTCACAGTTTTCAAGACTTTCATGCTAATTTGGAGATTAGCCACCATACTAATTCTACTTCATTGTCCTTGTCTAAGAAAAGTAAGAGTAGCAAGGATGAAATATTTCAGACTACTAGTTTGGTAACCAGCTTACTTTCCATGCAAACCAGTGAGGCTCTTCAGGAGATTATTCCCTTACAAAAGGCTTTTACATACAGTAGGCAAATCCTAGATGCTGTCATGATTGCTAATGAGATTTTGGAAACTAGTATGGGCTGATGTCATATTAGCTATTCTCCTTTAGTTTCAGTTTTGTTGTTGTTCAAGTTTAGTTTCGTTTCTTTTTCCCTGTTGAGGAGGAAAtctcctcttttcttttacctgtatttttcatttataaattttgctCTCTTACTATAAAAAAGAAATCCTAGGACTTCAGCCCTGATACCATTTATCACTTAATGGAGTTTTGAGTCTGGAATTCACTATTCCTAGGATATTATACTCCAGGATCACTCTGAAATACcaggattttgtttttttttttcctttttatgaaCGGTCCTCCATTCCTCATACTAAATCTGCTGCCTCTATTTAAAAgaggaacaaagaaaaatacaaaatgagCGAAAGGGAATTTAATTAATGATCAAGTagatttttcataaacaaagtgATAAGACGAATAAACTAGTTCTCTGATTTTCATATTGACCTCTCATACACAGTGCTAATATGTACTATAGCGAGAGTAACCTTACCCCTTAAGAACTTCTGCTGCTGCTGCATGCATATTAGAAATCAAAGCAGGAATACTATAATTAGAAAGAAAATCAGCACTTGCCAGAAACTTTTGCTGGTCATGCCTATCAATGGGATCAGCTTCCTCCTGAAAAAATTGGTATCAAAATGACTACTTCCAGATATGCAACAAAAATTTAATGCCCGAGAGAAGGATGTCAACAAGAAAATATTGGCAACATACAATAGTAACACTGCAGGGATATAATTCTAATGCTGATTCATCAACAACACCCATTTATCAAAATACTGAGGCATGCTTATATGGCTTAATTAGAAATCTTTTACACAATTACAACATGCAAACATGTGTGGCAATCCATAGAAGATTAATCAACCAAGAATGCAATGAGAATACATGAGATTTATGTCACTGATGACAGAGGGAGAAGCAAACATATTGTTTTGATTTCTTGTTTGCTTTGAATAAGTAAAATTATGATTCTTCTTCCCTTGCTTTGGGGTCATTCTGCTTGGGTCATGTCTGCTAGAGTAATTCAAATGGTTTGATTTCATTGTTCTCTATTGTAAACCAGATACCTACAAGAGGCATCTCCTGCTATTCTCAGTATTTTCTAATTTGAAGCAGAAATGAAACCACATGTAATTAAGATTCAAGAAACTTTGGGTTTTTATTGAACTAGAAAGTCAAATTAGTCATCTGTTGATACATTAGATCATATAATTTACATCTATTGGTACATTAGACTATATGATTTAAGTTTAgcaattttgttccattcatTTTGGCATAGGACTTCTTTAGATTGTGTCTTACTTTCAATTAAAGACTCAAGGTTGTTGCATGATCGACCCAAATGTCACAAGTAAGCATAGAAATGTCCGACAAAGGCTAATAGAATTTACATAAGGTTTGTAGTGGATTGAAGGTTTtttaaattgaacaaaaatgtttcaaaaatgattttaaaaacttttaagggTGCTCAAACGCCCGTGGCAGAATTCCAATTTTGTGCAATTGGATTAAGTTTACAATTGTAACTAGATTAAATTTACAATTGTAGttagatttaattttataattataattgaatttatttacaattgtagttggatttattttgaaaatcctAATTTGAGTTCACTAGGTATTTGTATCCTATAAATACCTTGCCTAAAAAGGATTTTGGTTTGATGTAAATATTGGAAAAACCTAATTAGCCTTCTCCGAGCTCCAAACTCTCAGGACATTTGTCTTCACATTCTTTGTGTTGAAAAGGAGATCTGCATCCTCTCAGCCATTGTTGTAAGATCCACTAGGAGCACATGTTGTGCTACATTGTGGACATGAAGTGCAATGTAGGTGCTAAGGAGTAAGACATAGGGATGGCTTCCACTAGATAAAACTGTGGATTGTACTTTTGAATAGTGGATTTGTGATTAGAGGTTTCTAACCCTGTGGTCTTTACATCCGTTGTATGAGTGGTTTTGCACATAAAAAAACTTCTCTCTCTTGTGTTGATTGTTCTTTAGGCTTGCCTAAATTAAAAAGAgatagttaaataattgaatatatTCAACTTTTGGGCTTGAAAGGTTTAAACACTTATTCATCCCCTTCTAAGAGATCTACAAACTTTCACCATCAATTACATGCAAAATTATTGGTTAATGCATTCACCTATATCATATCAATGAATGTTCCCAGCTAACCAATTTCAGTTAGTTCCTGGGTCCAAGGTTCTATAACTACCCCTTTGCCTGAAGAAATTTGGACCCACAGATTGAAGCCTGATTAAAAGTAAAACCAGATCAGGCCCATCCAGGTCAATCACTAATTATTGGCATGCATATTACCGTCATCTTTCCAATACTAAAACTAAAATGGattctttcttaattttctgtTCCATCATCATTCATAGAACCCATCTATTGCATAACTAACTTTGAATTTCAAAAGAGCACTGCTCGGAATATACAAGAAGGTCCAATCAAGGTAAGCCAATTGGCTATTATGAACTCCATTACACAGTTATCTAGAATAGCAAAGAAGATTTACCAACTTCATGAATGCAGCTGAAAGAGACCAACTTATGCAAGTTAACAATGCGATGCATGATTAGCATTGCTATAGGAGCTAAACCTTTGCTAGGAAATCATTTTTTAGCATGTGAGATTGTTTTGCATAATTCCTTTACCAGCTATGGTTGATGAGCACAAATCCCAAAAACAGGGGAATTGGTGCAATGGCTTGGGAAAAGGTCTCAATAATTGATAACAGCCATATAATAAACCAGCATTCTGAAATATAAGGACAAAAACACAAATCAAGCAAGCATTTTGGTTACAGATTTGAAGATTAACATCTTCTCTTTCAAATATAGACCGGATTCTGATGATGCAATATAGTTGGACTCTCACGCCAATGCAACTGAATCACCTTTCTGATGGAGGTAATGCAACCCAAGCATAATTGTTAACTCATAAATAATATCATGTATCGTTCTtctatctttttatattgtatagtACCATGTATTTATTTGAAGTAAGAAGCATTGAGTAATATAACCCGTTTTATGAAAGACAGTAGGATTTAGAGAGTTAAATTATGTCATACAATTGAATACTAGAGTTATTGAAAAGttcaatttaacaaaatatgagtttAATGCAAAGTTCACCACAAAATCTACAAAAAtaaagatttcaatttttagcTGTGATTTTTAGTCTGCATGTGTTAATATGAGTTATTGATATATATGTCTTTTATGTGTTGTTCCTGAAGTTCCAACTTCCATGTTTGTCAtctcccatgaaaaaaaaatgaaaaactaaagtattaaggaaaattttttattcaccaCTATTTTCAATGTTAAcattcaaataattcaaataacaATTCCATAGTGAACATTGCAATAATAGATGTACATAACTTTCAACATTTCATGTATGTCTTTAACAAGCTTTTTCACGTAGGATTATTATTTTGTCTTTCTCCATGCAATTTATGATCAATTTCTAACCTTTagtgtatttttaaaaattaatataataatttgattttaagacaaataaatttcatttttcttggaaactatgaaatatgattaaaaatgctTGTATTGTTGTATCATATATCTTATTATGTATCATAAAATACACTTAAGATGAGaagatttacaaaaaaatgtataatataGATTATGGTAAGATTTTAACAACTATAATCCTATGTAATGGATAGTAAGTTAGAAAATTTGACCTTGACAAATTCCCATTCTTTTCTAATTGCCTTCCATGCACCCACCACATAACTTTCTCTCACTCTATCATAAGCCCTTTCAAAATCAATCTTAAAATTCACTCCCTTCTCTCTTGATCTTCTATTTTCATCCACTATTTCGTTTGCTATCAATACTACATCTAGAATTTGTCACCCCTTAACAAAAGCTCCCTaggaaaaataatcaatttcatAGAGGACTCCACAAAAACTCTTATACAAACTTGTAGCAAGCTACTAGGCCTcaagtctaaaattttgttAGTCTAACTCCTTTTTGGCATAAAGGCTACGAAGGTAGCATTGGTGCTTTGGTTTATTACCCAACTACTGTAAAACTCTATGAACACTCTTAATGGATCCTCCTTAATCATATCCCAACACTCCTGAAACACAACTATAGAAAAACCACTAGGACCTGGTGCCTTATCTTTATATAATTGAAATACAACTTTGTTAACTTCCTCTTTAGTAAAGGGGCCATCTAACAAATTAATGTTCTCTACTAAAATAGGAGActaatctaatccttcaaaactCTTGGATTTGCAATTACCTTCTTctattatttttcctcttcttcaagACTTTGAAAAAAACTTAATCCATTTTTTCAAGTTTGATTTGACATATCGCAATCTTTTCATGAACTTTTTTTAATAGCGTTTTTTACACAATCATCTATTAAATACTTCtccaaaaaaatacttataataaTATTTCGAGGGCGTTTGACAGTGTTTTTATGAAGTATTTCTACTATtgctaatacttaaaaaattttaaaacactttcTAGAATTACAGTAAAAcgcattattaattttttaacttttgtcaaacatctaatttttctttgagAATGTCTTTTAGAGTGTGTCATTCactgaaaatgtttttataaaaatcacctATCAACCGTTTCTAAAAAAACactattattgaatttttagagtatgtttgacaatgtttttaatgaaaatattttatttagaagtgtttttaagagaatcacctATCAAACGTTTCTCTAGAAAAATaccataagtgatttttcatatgtttaaaaatattttccaaaatttgtcaatgaccttttgtttttttttttttaaaatacttttaaagttaaaaaaatttcataaaatcattatcaaaatgggctcttgattatttaaaaacacttcaagaattttactaaataaaaatatttttttgttaaaaccgttatttatttatttattaaaatcagtGTAAAGTGTGTTTGAAAGTGAttctaaaataagaaaacataagtattttactaaataaaaatatttgattttattttattttttcgtattttccatagtaaaacaaaacataagaaaacaatttctttaataatttttttattttcttaatattttttgggaactaaacataacctaaatattaaaaaaagggatttaaaaatataattttctcttGATTCTAAACCCTTCATAATAAactttttctataatttttcctAATTAATGTGTTGTGTTTTATTGTCTACACACACACAAGTGTATGGTCCTTTtaataaggaaacaatttaaaataatttgtgtcTTCACTTCAAAGatgtaatatttttgttttatctagAGATCGACTTGAGGCTTAGCCTTTTCAAGTCCACAGATAATGGGCTATATCTTATGTAATGGAGGGGGCAGTTCACCCACTCTGAAAGTTTATATACTCCCAAAggtcttaaaaagaaaaaataatttgatttcttataataaaatttaacgTCCCACAAGTTGTAACATTTACTAACCATTTGGTCATCTTAGATTAAACAATTGCTTCCCTTGGACAATGCCGAGAAGGTATGACAGTGAAAGGGCAACAAATAGAAATACATCATTAATAACACAAGATTCATGCAAGACTCCTCCATGTGGgttgattatatttttatattaatactcattaatttaattaggtTGCCAAAGTTGACCATCTCTACAATGGATGGTTCTGCTTGGATCATTCCCCTTTAGATTCTACTCCTAAACACCTTTCCGCACAGCCATTTCTGATCTTGTGGTTTCAATTGTTATTCCCTGCTTCTCTGCAACATGGCTGAATCGTTTGCTTTTGCCATAGCTGAGAGTGTTTTGGGGAAGTTGGGCTCTACCCTCATCCAAGAAGTTGGCCTTGCTTGGGGTGTTAAAACCGAGCTGGGAGAGCTCAAGGATACTTTATCCACCATCCACGCCCTGCTCTTGGACGCTGAGGAGAAGCAAGCAACCAATCTTCAGATTAGCGATTGGCTTGGAAAGCTCAAACTCGTCCTTTATGATGCAGAGGATGTGCTCGATGAATTTGACTATGAAGCTTTGCGGCAGCAGGTGGTGGCCAGCGGATCAAGCATTAGGTCAAAGGTACGCAGTTTCGTTTCCAGTCCAAATTCGCTTGCGTTCCGTCTTAAGATGGGCCATAGAGTGAAGAATATAAGAGAGAGATTAGACAAAATTGCAGCTGATAAGTCTAAATTTAATCTCACCGAGGGAATTGCAAACACCCGTGTAGTGCAGAGGGAGAGGCAGAGGGAGACCCACTCCTTCGTCCGAGCATCCGATGTCATCGGAAGAGACGAcgataaagaaaatattgttggGCTTTTGAAGCAATCCAGTGACACAGAGAATGTTTCTGTTATTCCCATAGTTGGGATTGGGGGGCTAGGCAAGACAACTCTGGCTAAACTTGTGTATAACGATGACAGGGTAGTGGGCCATTTCTCAATTAAAATGTGGGTTTGTGTGTCAGATGAGTTTGATGTTAAAAAGCTGGTAAAGGAAATCCTTAAGGAGATCAAAGGTGATGAAAATTACAGTGACTTCTCCTTGCAGCAGCTGCAGAGTCCTCTTAGAAATGCATTAGATGGTGAAAAGTTCTTGCTGGTTTTGGATGACGTGTGGAATACAGATCGTGAGAAGTGGCTTGAGCTGAAGGACTTGCTGATGGACGGGGCCATTGGAAGCAAAATTCTTGTAACTACACGCAAGAAAGCAGTTGCTTCAATCATGGGCACTTTTCCCATGCAAGAACTAAGAGGCCTTTCCCTTGAGGATTGTTCGTCTTTATTTGTGAAATGTGCATTTAAGGACGGAGAAGATGAACAACATCCAAACCTTTTAAAAATTGGGGACCAGATTATTGAGAAATGTGCAGGGGTTCCTCTTGCTGTGAGAAGTTTAGGGAGTTTACTGTATTCGAAAAGGGATGAACGGGATTGGGTATCCATTAAAGAGAGCggaatttggaaattagaaCAAGATGAAAATAGGATTATAGCTGCATTAAAGCTGAGCTATTATGATTTGCCTCATCACTTGAGACAATGTTTTGCCCTTTGTTCGATATTTCCCaaagattttgaattttctaatctTGATTTGATCTCAATTTGGATGGCACAAGGCCTCATTCAATCATCGGGACAAAATGCCAGAATGGAGGATATTGGCGAGAGCTATATTAATGAACTATTGTCGAGATCTTTGTTTCAAGATGTTAAGCAAAAGGTATCAGGAGTAACATATACCTTTTACTTCTTGAAAATGCATGATCTTGTACATGATCTTGCGATTTTTTTTGCACAACCCGAGTCTTTAACACTAAATTTTCACAATAAAGATATTCCTAAAAGGGTTCAACATGTTGCATTTTCTGATAATGATTGGCCAGAAGAAGAGTCTGAAGCTTTAAGATTCTTGGAGAAGCTAAACAATATTCGTACCATTAATTTTCAAATGGAAAATGTTGCCCCTAGAAGCAATTCATTTGTTACTGCATGTGTCTTGAGATTCAAATGTATACGAGTATTGGATTTAACTGAATCGAGCTTTGAAGTGTTGCCTAATTCAATTGATAGTCTGAAGCATCTAAGATTCTTGAGCCTACGTGATAATAAGAGAATCAAGAAACTCCCTAATTCCATCTGCAAGTTATACCATTTGCAAACTTTGATATTGGTTGATTGTTCAGAACTTGAAGAATTACCAAAAAGTATAGGGAGTATGATCAGTTTGAGGATATTATTGTTAACAATGAAACAAAGGGATTTAttcagaaagaaaaaagagttgaGATGCTTGAACTCTCTTCAACATTTACGACTTGTTAATTGTCTCAATTTGGAAGTTTTGTTTAGAGGAATGGAAAGCCGTTTTGCACTTcgaatattagttatttgcaaTTGTCCAAGTTTGGTTTCTCTGTCACGTAGTATAAAATTCCTGAATGCATTAGAGCATCTAGTAATTTATGGTTGTGAAAAGCTTGAATTCATGGATGGAGAAGCAAAAGAACAAGAAGATATTGAAAGCTTTGGGAGCCTACAAATTTTGCAATTTCAAGATTTACCACGATTGGAGGCTTTACCAAGGTGGCTTCTTCATGGGCCTACTTCTAACACTCTACACCATTTAATGATTTCAAGTTGCTCAAACTTGAAAGCATTGCCAACAGATGGTATGCAAAAGCTCACATCCCTTAAAAAATTGGAGATCCATGATTGTCCCGAATTGATTAACAGATGCAGACCTAAAACTGGGGATGATTGGCACAAAATCGCTCATGTATCTGAAATATATTTCGATGGACAAGCAATTACATCATCAACCAATAATTAGGTATGAGAGAATatctattttagtttatttttctattgattATTTGACATTTTATGAGCCTTATTTATCTAGTTCTTGCTTCTACTTTTACTCTTTCAGTTTAAAGTTCAATGCCTATGTCAagtgatttaattatttttttttaaattgaatttctcttataatttttttatgatatgtaTACATCAAAACTCATACTTTCTTTGGAATATATGACTTTAACATTATGTTGGTTCCAAGAaagtattaaataaaagaaacaattattaagaaaaatattttttttttttcatatttggttttattatgaaaaatacaaaaacaaaaaaactaaaattagttaaaaatttacatacttttaaattatttaatttttatataaaagatataaaataggttaaataagtttgaaataacatataaaaataatttattaactttaaatctactttttatttttattcatttttttctatccCTATACTTTTCttctatgttttctttcttttgtaatttcCCTTAAGTTTTCCACAATATTATGTTTGAATCAATTGTTGTATTGAGATATCGACTTCAAATGAAGACTAGTATATATCAAGGATAATTATTTATGCACTAAAGATGACCTTACAACGGGTACCAAACAACTTCTTTTGTTGATTCTTATCAATGATAGTGGACATTctctttctctaatttttattttttagtttctttccataatttttaatgatattaatctttctatttttttttcttggaaaataaataaaagtaaaaaacaggTGGTGTAGGTGAGAAATGTGGTGGTGGTGCTGCGATTGGATTGAGAATTGAGCTGGACCTGGAAGACCGATCAAAGCTACTGTTTAGCTCTTCGTTGCTTGGGCCATTGCTTGCTTGCTTGCTTTTTTCTGCTTAATCAAACTCCTTGGATTTGTTTTCATCAGTTGGTGTTGGCTTCTTCATTCCTATTTGAGTGTTCAATTTGGATTAACAGTATGTATCTTCATTATTGGCGGAGGAGATAACATCTTTCTTATCTCCTTTTGCCTCTTTGACTTGTGGGATATTTCTTGCTTGCTTTTTTCAGATTGATTTGGTTTCATCTTCTTGATTCTCAATCAGTTGAACTCATGACTTTTATTTGTCTCATTTCCCATGATATTGAGATATTGGCAACTAATGATAATTGTTTATTATGCTTTGACATAATCTTTTAGTAGGTATCAAAAAGTCTATTtggataactatttttaaaaatagttatctcCTACTCGAAAACATGATTGAGAATTtcattacttaaaaaaaaataaaaattattaggaCTAGTTTCAAAGACATGATGTTTTTtagtaatatattttatttgctttttaaaatctattttaaaaaatagtcatATAACATAGTGagttattgaaaataaagcgttatatataaagttatttgtttacaaccataaaaaaattactggagaaaatgtcaaattttcaaacattatatattatatatatataacaaaaaactgaaaatattagttaaaaaaaattatggtatattttagaacaaaaatttgttctatatttatggtatatatatatatatatatataccatgaTAAATAAgtgtttataaataaataaataatattatttttatattaatatataaaaattttaactttaattatattttttatttttttaaataattagttttttggatgaaaccttttttttatatctg is part of the Vitis riparia cultivar Riparia Gloire de Montpellier isolate 1030 chromosome 17, EGFV_Vit.rip_1.0, whole genome shotgun sequence genome and harbors:
- the LOC117934517 gene encoding putative disease resistance protein RGA3, with amino-acid sequence MAESFAFAIAESVLGKLGSTLIQEVGLAWGVKTELGELKDTLSTIHALLLDAEEKQATNLQISDWLGKLKLVLYDAEDVLDEFDYEALRQQVVASGSSIRSKVRSFVSSPNSLAFRLKMGHRVKNIRERLDKIAADKSKFNLTEGIANTRVVQRERQRETHSFVRASDVIGRDDDKENIVGLLKQSSDTENVSVIPIVGIGGLGKTTLAKLVYNDDRVVGHFSIKMWVCVSDEFDVKKLVKEILKEIKGDENYSDFSLQQLQSPLRNALDGEKFLLVLDDVWNTDREKWLELKDLLMDGAIGSKILVTTRKKAVASIMGTFPMQELRGLSLEDCSSLFVKCAFKDGEDEQHPNLLKIGDQIIEKCAGVPLAVRSLGSLLYSKRDERDWVSIKESGIWKLEQDENRIIAALKLSYYDLPHHLRQCFALCSIFPKDFEFSNLDLISIWMAQGLIQSSGQNARMEDIGESYINELLSRSLFQDVKQKVSGVTYTFYFLKMHDLVHDLAIFFAQPESLTLNFHNKDIPKRVQHVAFSDNDWPEEESEALRFLEKLNNIRTINFQMENVAPRSNSFVTACVLRFKCIRVLDLTESSFEVLPNSIDSLKHLRFLSLRDNKRIKKLPNSICKLYHLQTLILVDCSELEELPKSIGSMISLRILLLTMKQRDLFRKKKELRCLNSLQHLRLVNCLNLEVLFRGMESRFALRILVICNCPSLVSLSRSIKFLNALEHLVIYGCEKLEFMDGEAKEQEDIESFGSLQILQFQDLPRLEALPRWLLHGPTSNTLHHLMISSCSNLKALPTDGMQKLTSLKKLEIHDCPELINRCRPKTGDDWHKIAHVSEIYFDGQAITSSTNN